In the Arachis hypogaea cultivar Tifrunner chromosome 20, arahy.Tifrunner.gnm2.J5K5, whole genome shotgun sequence genome, gagagagagagagagagtacctGGGTGAATTTTGACTTGTAGGCATTCAAAATAGTCCTTTGAAATGATCTCACTAGAACATTAAATacctaattaagaatttaatGAACATCTAGAAGTTAAGTATATAGTACAAATTAATCAAAGCAAATATATGCAATGTCTGAAAAATACCTCAGACAAACGGCCACTGCTTTGACAGGACTCAAGATGCAAAAAAGCCAGCTCAATCAAGCTATCTAATTTCTCAGCAATTGTGTTTCCCTCCAAACTTTTCCTATTTAAATATTCTGCAGCAGgctgtaataaaataaaaaaacaaccaTGAGATAGCACATAAGATATATGATATTGTGAAACACACAAGTGAAGACAAAATCTAGAACACATATTTGTGTTAATAAGATGATATATAGACTGGCAACTAACATACGTAGTAAATTGGAAGAATTACATAATGAATAAAAGTTGGAAATATATTGCTCATAGATGAGCTAATAGCCTAATAGAACCTAACTACATTCATCTTTCAAAACCTTGCAACTAATTTGCATAGAAGTTGGCTGAAAAATTAACAGTAAGCTGACTGCAGAACAAAGATTCAAATCTGATGCATGCGCAAGGCTTTGCCATGAGCCCATGACAGGAAAGGAGTTTCATCCATGATCTTAGGTTAATGAACTTTAAAAGTACTATAAAGGGAGAGCTCAAATGATCACTGCTAAAGGAAAAATGATGAACTGGCCAAACTCTAATTACTATCATATTATAACTCTTCTAAATTGTATAAGGAAATGTGATTGTGAATTGTATACTGCTTATTTAGCATTAACACCTGTCCACTACAAGTTTACTGCACAATGACTTCCCTTCTTGGGAATCCAGCAATATGTAATGTCAATGTAGTTTATGGAAGAAGAGATTAGAGATAACTCTATGGCCGAGCTGCATTCTTGGTCTCTTTCTTATATAAACAATCATTCTAATCACTTTCTGAATTCCAAGTTCTATTATGTACACATTTCAGCAGATTCTCAGTTAGTTTTACCATAATGTATCTAGATTCACTTTTGCCGTTAGATTTGGCAGAAAAAATTATACCAGGTTTGCTTCCAAGTCCTTCCTTTTTTGCTTTCTGGTCCTACTCATTTTTGGCCTTTTGCCAAGATAATTACATCCCAAAAGAtggattttttcttttattcaatttgaCTTTCCCTTGCATTTTCTATCACAACACTGCTATTTCCAGCAACAATTAGTGTATACCACGTCATGCAGCTCTTAACATGCATGACTCATATACACTGCCTATTGTCATTGTTCCCCATTGCAAACTACTAATTTACCCCTTAAATATAAATGGACGAGCATAAATAGTCAAATTGTACGACAAATGAATACAACTGCCAATATTTACAAGGCTCTATTTTTCTTTAAACAATATCAACACCTTTCTTAAGCAAGCAGACAGTATTGGTGCCTCTTGCCTAAAGATAGTAGTAATACATCCCTTTGTGCTTTAAGAGTTGTGTTATACTTTGAATATTGGGTGTAGTAGAAGTTCAGTAGTTTGAATCCATTCTACGCAACATTGCATCCAGTTACGGACTATTTATCTCCCCGCTCCCAAATACGGGAGGAAAAAAGACACTGGTATAGATTCACAAAAAAAACGAAAGCAGAACATGTTTACTCGTATCTCAAAAATCTACAAAATATCATGATGATCAAAACAAGCTTCAGTCTTCCATATTGACAGCTCAAAATATTGCAATTGAGACATGTATAGGACATATCTAGTATGGTTAAAAAATTACTCATCATGGACAACTCGATCCCAGCTTGGTATATGATATACAAAGAGTTAGAGTACCTGAGTTCACCATATGAAGTTTTGCCACTTCACAAAGCCACCTAACCTCACCCACAGCCTGATTAAGCCAAGCCTGAATATAATCAGCTTGGCATGTTAGCCTGAAACAGGCAAACACCAGAATAAGGCCCTTCATAGTTTGGTAGGGCTAATGGCTGCTTCCACAGCCTTATAAACATACATACAGGCATGCTCTGACAAAATCACCGTTGAAATATCAACCTATGTCAGATTGACCACAACTTGCATTTCAGATAAACTTCAATGTTCCTGATTCCCATCAACATCCATCTTACATCTCTTGCTAAGGAATTGCTAACAGATGTATTGAAGTCGACAAGATTCGGTGGGTGATTGTGTTTCAGGTCATCTAATAGTGCAATGATTGAACTAATCAAAAGAATATGTAGCCAATTAAATTGACAGGCAGATCATTGTTCGTGTTCCATGACATGCATATAAAACCAATAAAAAGAGGGAGGTGAAATATCAAACTTCAGACAGTGAATTTGCAAAAAGGAAACTCTTTCACAGCTCCACATTACTCTAGCAAGCACCATTTCAGCAGCATGAACTATGGATGACTATGGAACTATTAAGCAATAATAACAACCTCGTTCaatcttttcatttcacaaagcATAAGAGATGGAACATAAATTAACAAAACTTCACTAGATAACACAAAAACACACTATATCATAGACAAGGCATGTTAAACAGAATAAGAGATTCCCCTGctgaaattttaatttcattttttttttatctgacCAATTAAGAGGAGCAtcatcttaattttcaaaatgcCATTAAAAAGAAGGAGACATCAAGATGAACcctaaattaaaaatattggaCCATACCAGATTATCATCCCCATCCGCATCCGCAAATTCGGCATCCTCTAATTCCATTTCAAATATGCCTTTGGCATCTTCCTGCAAGAGGCCATCCCATCCAATTTCGACCTGAAATAGATCAAAAGGGATTAATTTAATGGTCAACTGCCATCACTTTTCTTTGAACCAAAACATAAAGGGCGGCTTAACCAACATACATCGAGTTCTATCAACCTATCTACAATAGCAGGCAGCATCGTAACACCAATAATTTCTCCAATTGCACCACTTTCCAACTTTAACATGTTCTCCACGTACATGAGAATCTCCTACAAGTATCAAAAGAAGTAAATTAAGCTTTGACAAAATACTGCAATTGTCGAACTAGTTCTTACATATGTTGAAAAGCTACATAAAAGACATCTGAAAATTGGAAATGCTCCTCAAATTAACATATTGGTTTCCTCATATTGTTTTGGCATCAAAATGCATACAACAAAAGCATGTAAATGATTACTGGAGCAACCGGAGATGGTTTAGAGTGCAAGAATAAATAATGCCTCCACATTGTAAACATGAATAAATTTGGGATACAACAAGGTGGGGAAATGAAGCTTAGATGGATGTTAATTGCCGTCAACCAAGTTGACAGTCCATCACATACAACAACAAATTCACAAAATGGAGCAACAACTAGCATAAAGCGGTTACTTAAGCACTTCCGATGGAAGTGAAGATTGAACTCACCGGTCCCTTACTGTAGGTTAAGGGCATCCTCTGGACAACTATTGGAGAGAGTCGCAAAGGGGCAAGAGGCACCAAAACAGCTATGGCTTCAAAAGCAGCATGCACACGAGACAGAACTTTATTCTTCTTTTCAATTCCACTCTCCTGCTTCAGACTATCCATGAGGTGATTAGGTGGAGTGAAGTTATTCACAAGCATCTCCAAAGACCAATCGATATATTTCCCATTCGAAGCAGCCTTCAAATAgggtaaaaaagaaaagaaaggtcaACCAAGCTTAATAACAAAGATAAAAGGggaaaaaacagaaaagaaacacGTACCAAGGATACAATCAGCTCAACCAGTGCATCCATAATAGAAGTTCCATAATTCCACAGGCTCATTCTATAAACCTGGCAAAAACAACTTCAGTGAGAACAACTATATCTTTATAAATTGTCCATTTCCTTCCAACATTAACAAGTTCAACACTTCAAGCacaacataaacataaacataaacacaAGCAACAAGTCCAATGTGAAAAAAAACTTACTGCAGAAAGAAGAGATTCGTGATGAACAGAATCTATACATGAGACTGTTCCAGAGAGGGCCTTCAAAGTTGTCTGTAACCAACATCATATCAAATATCAGCACTATGTATTAGCAAACATATATAACATTTTTAATTAAGTCACAATTTTCACGTGCTCTAATTTAAGAACTCACCTCAAGTAGAGCAATCTGATCGGGATTAAGACTCTCTTTCCGGTGCAAATAACCAACAAGCTCATCATAATTCTCTCTGTCACCCTAAGAGTGAGTAAAATCCACCATTTTAATtatcagaaaaataataaaaatctaaaaaaaaaatctagaattaTATTTTGCTCTACGTACCAAAGTGACTGCTAAAAGTGCATCTCTAACATGACAAATTAGCTGAGAATCAGTGAATTCAGGGTCCTCCATCTCAGTAAACTCTTGCTTCTCGGTTCCACTAACCCTTCCCATTAAAACGCAAAACGCGATCCAAACAAAACGGAGTTCGTTGTTGTCGTTTGGAGAGAGTAAAGAAGTGCTGCTGCAGCTGCTACCTCTTCGTTAAAGAGAAGGGAATGGCGGCTAAGAAGAGGCAACAGGAAAGAGGGTTTTGAGGCAGAGCAATTCATACTTTATATCAGGGTTCTAATAATCAAACCGGTCATCAAACGGTTTTAATTACTGATTTACTGATTTATTGACAACCGGTTCGACTgtagtttaataaaaaaaaatcattttataataaaataataaaaaataaataaaccccCCCTAAAATATATAAACCACGTATCTTTTTTCGCTTTATGAATTTGTAGCccttcaatttttaaaatatataaatcaaCCCATCAAACTTTGCAAAATATATAAATTAGTCAAAGATAAGGATGTAACTATTTTTTTTGCCCtaacaaattataattcaaataacaTAGTTTTTCATACTCAGAAGTTAGAGTTCGAATCCCTATTTTCGATAATTAAACATCTCTCCTACATACTTTACGCTAAATGTAATCTACTAATCTGGTCAGATTTTATTTGGGCCTTTCTTCGGCCCATAAGATATAATGGGTAAATTTCAATTGGAAGAAAAATTGACAATTCTCtaccaaaagaaaataaaaaattaacacttCAATAGTATTTGATTTAGTATTTGGGGCAAATACTATTTAGTCAAATTCTTAccaaagaacaaaaagtattcagccaaaattttaaaaaagaaatagtaCTTAGATTAAACAGAAAAAGATTAACTTAAAAAGTTTggttttttagaattatttttaatctattttttggGAAATTAATCTAaagaaaaataactttaaaaaatcTTTAGTTTGTTACGACTTTTAGTCCTTTTTCTATTTTGgtctatataaaaataagaaattagtCTTAATTAACTGAGGTACGATCCAGGCCCAATTCGATGACAAAAATGTCTAGTCCACTGTGGATTTGCCGATTTGTAATGCACCAAAATTTGGAATCTTCTTACCCCAAAAAAATAGCTTTGGAATCTCAAAGCTATTACAGTATTCGTGATTCCTTTCCAAGTGGTTATAAACTTAAAAGCTGTACATACCTAACTACCTAAGCATGCTGCATGTTAAGTGCAAGTTTTGCAATAAAAGATACATACACCTCACAATCCGTCTAGTAGATTGAACTCTAATAAATAGCGAAAATATGACTTAGTACAAGATTGGAGCAATGGAGTTGATGGCATGCAAAAGTTAATGAAAGAATCTCTTGCGACATCTAGCAGAACCAAGCTCCTCATACTCAGACTTAGTTACACACATTGCTTCAAAATCTGGACTTGACGCCAACAGAGATCCTCCTCGCCAAACACCTAGTATGGGACTACAACACAAAAACGAGTTAGTTTATGGAAACTTCACTTCTCCCAACATCAATGAAACAAAACTATTTAGGGAACGGGTTTTACTCTTCTTGAGTAGTTATCTTCACATGATAGTCATCGGGAACTAGTGGTCGGAGCTCCTTCTCTCTACATTGTTGATTGTCGATAATTTAATCACGGGGAAGCAAAGTGCACAAAAATTATGTTATCATGGAACAAGGTATAGTGGATAAGACAAAGAACTTACAATCTCTCAGAAAACTGAGGAAACAGCGTGCTTCCGCCGGTTAAAATTATGCTGCCAAAAGGAAAATCGGATAGATAGATTGCAAGATGAACCAGAGAATCAAGATGTAAATAACCATAAACAGAACCATCAGAGTAAATGGTTTGAATTAGAAACCTTTCATAGAGTACAGGGTGGAGATGTGGATGGCACGAATTGACAGCTCGAACAATACATTCTGCTAGCCCAGCTTCATTCATACCTGCAAAActgtttttattagtattttcagAGAACACAGAATGATAATAAGAAGCAAAGAGCCAAGTAGACTAATATCATTCTTTGTTTTTGTCATTGGTATCTAAACTATATTTCTAGGAACCGGACTATCCCCATTTAGATTAACTTGATAAACTCAATACTCAAACAAAGAGTGTTGTGTATGAATACAAACCCAAATTGGCAGGTTGGAAGATCATCTCAGGGACAAGAAACCGTTCATTTGTCAAGTCAAATTCctacaaataataaaatgaaagcAGGAAAATCAAACAACTGCCATCAACATCTCATACTAAAAGAAACGCGCCTACAAATACATTTTTCGATAGATCAATTCTGTTTCGGTCTTGAGGCATCTCAGCAATTTCCGGGCGGTTCATATTCCCCTTtgtttcctctggaagaggaggAAAGCCACAAGTGCCATCCTTCAAGGCAAGATAGTTGTGTATTCGCTCTGGATGCTTAACAAAACCCTTGGTGTATGTGATACCATCGGGAAGCACATATGTGCACCTGAAGagattttcttttccactttccctatttagaaaaaaaaaagtgaagacaaagaaaaaagaaaaat is a window encoding:
- the LOC112782580 gene encoding uncharacterized protein, with the protein product MGRVSGTEKQEFTEMEDPEFTDSQLICHVRDALLAVTLGDRENYDELVGYLHRKESLNPDQIALLETTLKALSGTVSCIDSVHHESLLSAVYRMSLWNYGTSIMDALVELIVSLAASNGKYIDWSLEMLVNNFTPPNHLMDSLKQESGIEKKNKVLSRVHAAFEAIAVLVPLAPLRLSPIVVQRMPLTYSKGPEILMYVENMLKLESGAIGEIIGVTMLPAIVDRLIELDVEIGWDGLLQEDAKGIFEMELEDAEFADADGDDNLPAAEYLNRKSLEGNTIAEKLDSLIELAFLHLESCQSSGRLSEVFNVLVRSFQRTILNAYKSKFTQFVVFYACALDPEDCGEKFAMVLTEMFLSNVNPPNTRMSAVAYLASYLSRAKFVSAALVASILQRLVDWCLNYCKSHDSVMNPRAHQVFYSGCQALMYLLCFRMRSLMDAPRLKMQLLNMPMEPILQHKLNPLKVCLPTVVVEFLRQAKAAKLFMTSESFAFDDMLESDLSRAFGGIDRLDMFFPFDPCLLKKSESYIRPHFARWSKIKCDGADDGEFSESGSDASDDEFADMNENDMIEDDMTVSVQAGLDFNPDLNRMSITPKNKSLLHFQQQNARMPARIRPSTSPESL